The Gadus morhua chromosome 18, gadMor3.0, whole genome shotgun sequence DNA segment CAGGTCATAGCCCCCATGACCCTCTTGGGAGGGCCCCTGATGTTGAGGGCCGCCTGGTACACGGCGGGCATCGTTGGAGGCCTCTCCACCGTGGCCATGTGCGCGCCCAGCGAGAAATTCCTCAACATGGGCGGCCCTTTGGCGGTGGGCTTCGGAGTGGTGTTCGCCTCTTCCATCGGTTTGTAAAACGTCATAAGATCTTCAGTAGGGGTGGGGAATAAATCGATTAACACAGTTAAAACAATAATGAATCacaattattgttttttttcaacttcCAAATATTTTTATAACGCCTTTTTGTTTAAGGTTTGCCTTCTTGTGTTTACCTTAATGGAATCACTTCTTCAAATACCAAAATGACAATCTTCTATACACTTAACTCTGCTTTCATGCCACTATTTGCCACACAGCCTTTCTTTGCGCACAGCGCTTGGAAGTAGATTTTGAAATAAGTACTCCGATGTACTGAATCGATTAGGATTTGGGACTCGTAAGTACTGAATCAATGTTTAGATTCGATCAAATTGTGACCCCAAGGATCTAATTCCAATTGCATTGTGAGACACCAAAAGTTTACTGTCCTTCAGCTTCATcttctttatttaatttttactACTACTGTTTTAGTTCTTTATCAACCGCTTTTAATGCGAAGCGTCACCGGTAACCACCTGCCCATTGACGTGATTATTTACACTCCTCCCTCGTCCTTTCGGTCCACCTCCAGGCTCCATGTTCttgcccccccacctccatgtTCGGAGCAGGCCTGTACTCTGTGGCGGTCTACGGAGGCCTGGTCCTCTTCAGTTTGTTCCTTCCTCTACGACACGCAGAAGGTCATCAAGAAGGCAGAGACATACCCGCTGTACGGTGTTCAGAAATTCGACCCCATCAACGCGTAAGTCGCTGTGAATCTTGAATGTGAAGCCAATGTAAGCTTCACTGGGATTCACTCATCCTCACCACTAGACGAACATGACTCGTATTTGAATATCCACATTAATAGTTTGGATTAAAACAATGCTTTGTCAACAAGACTTTGTGGAAAGATATAACGATGTGTTATGTTATTTTCTGTAGGTGTATGGGGATCTACATGGACACATTGAACATCTTCATGAGGCTTGTGATGATCCTCTCTGGGAATGGCAGGAAGAAGTAGAAGACCACCGCCCGCTGGTGTTTGTTTTCTGCATCAACCGTCAAATACTCAAGCACCTTGTTCAGTCTACTAGCAGTATACTATACCTACAACCAGCCCGCTGTTGTTTTAAATTAAATCAAGTTTATGAACACATTGTGGAAACGCTTGCTGTGCTCTGGGGAAAAGTGCTTTTGTTCGTCTTGTCAATTCTGGTATTCCAAATAAGCGTTCAAAAAGTTTTATGAAAAGAgtgaaaaatacaaatgtatttgttattgCTCTCGCTTGCAGAGGATGAGATTTGTCAGCATCTCTTGGGGTCTTGGAGATTTCTGAATTGTGTTCCAATTTTTATGTCTATTTATTTTTACGAGGGGATCATCCTGTTTTGGCAAAGAGACAAAGGGGAAACCCATGAATATGAGATGTGGAAATGCTCAGACATGTGTTGTATTTAGCTCATTATTATACAGTACACAATCTACAAATGCTACTAGTAAGATGGGGTTAATGAGACTTCTGCCAGATCTGTATACTCATTTCGGAAATCAATAAAGATTATACAATTTTGaattctctttttctctgtttgCATTAGGAGAACATGTACTGTAAAAAACGATTTTGAGTGATTGATACCAAGTAATTTATGTTTACTTTAACTGGACAAACTGGCCTGGCGTTAAGATTATCCTCAACAACACCTTACTCCTTGTCTAATTTGACCTGAGAGTGCTCAATGGGGGATCTAAAGATAACCTTGTTGACCTGCTCATTCATAACCAAAAGAAGCTGGACATGTTTCCTATGTGAGCTTTTCTGTTTTTGCTAAGTACAGGGATAATAACAGCCCTGTTAAGATTGACAGCGATATCAGTCAGACCATATAAAGGTCAGGAGTGCGTTTTAGGAGAGCTGGCTATAATTCTGGACTTGTGAGCCAAACAAGCAAGCACAACATAATGGAGATGGAAAAAAACACTTAACTAGAATGACAAATATATGCATTTATAATCAcactatattttatattttatctgCCAATGTATGTACTTAATTACCGTATTCGGGATACCATCTCAGATTAAATGACTGGATATCTATTAGGCGATGGACACAATCGTGTCAGTGAAGTTCCTACAACGACCAGATAGTGGTAGTAATGTGCTGAAAGACAAAGAGCATAACCAAAATCTTCAGAGAACAAGAGTGTTGTTCTGTGTTGTCAAATATTGTGACATATCAGGAAAGTAGCTAATATACGTCCCTGCTAAAAGCATCATGATGAGACAAGTAagtttatgttatgttatattaatACAATCTGCTATCTGGACAAAACGTGTTAATTTACCTCGTTCATAGATCAATGCGACACAATTCTCCTCAAATGTACTGACATCTGCTGTCGCCGCGTTGTGGTTCATTTTTCGTAAGCTTGTAATGGTCGCTGTTCAAGCTCAATTTAAGTACAGCTCATAGCTGATTACTTTAAAAAAGGTCGGCACATTCATTTAATCCAGTATACGATGTGTTGATTTAAAAGCCAAACGACCAAAGTTAATTGCAAACAATCAGGTCACTCATCAACTGTGTTCCCCAGGACGACAATGATGAAGACGTGTCCCTGTTCGATGCAGAGGAGGATTCTGGGCAGAAGTCAAAAAAATCCAACTTGAAGTGGGTCTTCTTACAACTCTATATTAATTTAATACTTTAAATCCTATTCTTCTGTCCATTACAAAACATTAAAATTGAATGCCTTACATCTATTTTGTACATTTATAGGCATCCAGTAGCGTCATTCTTCCACCTTTTCTTCCGAGTTACTGCGATTTGTGCATACCTGCTCTGTGGATTTTGGAGTAGCAGCTTCATCGCCTGTATGGTCACTATAATCCTCCTGCTGTCCTGTGACTTCTGGACCGTAAAGGTACTTTATCATGACATGATTAGATGCCGTTACTCTGGATGATCACCAGTTGTGTATTGCTTAGTAGTTAACAAAATATCAATGTTTTTATAAGGGATATTACCAATCTAAAATTGGGCATTATCAGTTGGTATGGTAGAAACGTGAaactgccgtgtgtgtgtgtgtgtgtgtgtgtgtgtgtgtgtgtgtgtgtgtgtgtgtgtgtgtgtgtgtgtgtgtgtgtgtgtgtgtgtgtgtgtgtgtgtgtgtgtgtgtgagtgatttcCTGGCAAACCCCAAAAACAAATTGCATAATCTATTCACAGAACATCACTGGCAGATTGATGGTAGGTCTGAGATGGTGGAACCAGGTGGATGACAATGGAGAGAATCATTGGGTGTTGAGTCAAGAAAGGTGAGGTGTCAGCCTGCAAACTAACTATTTGTTATTGAACCCCTACTTTAACATCCATATCCAAACATGTGAATATTCTGGTTAGCTTAATTCAGTGGGCCTGCATTGTAGAGATGTCCATTGTGTGCCAGTATCTTGCAATTTACATGTGTATTTTTTTCCCACCAACCATAGGCTACAGGAAAGCAGCAGACAGGCAACTCTGAGTCACGTATCTTCTGGCTTGGGCTGGTGGTGTGCCCTGTTCTCTGGGTTGTATTCTTCTTCAGCACCCTCTTCTCCTTTGAGATCAAGTGGCTGGTAAGTGTTGGCGTTGGACGGCTAGGTTCCTGTGAGGCTGCACACATGCAACTCTTGGAAACCTTTTTTTGTAGTCTCTTGTCTCACCCACACAGGCTGTCGTGATCATGGGCGTGGTGTTACAAGGGGCCAACCTCTACGGATATGTGCGATGCAAAGCAGGGGGCAAGACCAGCCTGAAGAACATGGCTACCAACTATTTGGGCAGGCAGTTTTCTCAAACAGGTGCTGTGACTTTTGGTGTTTGCCAAATTCAAGCATGTCAGCTTTGATTGTTGTTTCATgcgttttttttaatgcaatatATCTTTTCCCCCCCCGCACAGGCTGTGTCTAAAACTGAAGAGATGTGAAACTCGACGATTCTACCAAGTTTGCATACTTCTTAACACCATGGCATAGAGTTTATAAACTGTTGGATACGATGGTTGTTGGGATTGAATGTGCATCTGAATGCAAATTGAAATGAAGTTCAGATTTATTTGTTGttgaatacatttttcttttaaCTATTACATCAAACAAACAGTACGTTGTTTGACCTCCATTGTCATGGAGTCCGGGACTGCGATGCAACAGCTTTTTAAATCTGAAAagggatgtgttgtgtgtgtgtgtgtgtatgtgttttttttctatttctgaGTATGGGGCTTGGGACATTTGGTTTGAAATAATCACTCTAAATTATTTTACAACATTGCAATGACAAGACACGGGAATCCTCCCCTTTCTTTTCCATATGTCTTGTTTTTGATGTTTGCTTTCATTGCATCTTCCTCAATGAATGGTCATATTGTACATGTGGTATAGTAAAGATGGCTGTAACAATGTAATGAATTCAATGCATTTGTAAATAACTAATGTAAAGAGACTTGTGTGGAACATTCTTCTTTGtgaatacatttatataatGTTCCTAACTGTTGCCATGCTAAAAAACGTGTTAAATATAATGATAAATTGTATACATGGATATAATTGTGGTCAATAATGAACATGCATACGTGTTCAAACTATATTTTTTGCTTAAAGATTGACAAGGATGACATAAGTTAGCAATGGTCATATTAACTATTTCGTTTATAAATTATTTAATATAAATTCTCGTGGTACTGTGTTATTTGAGGAGAACAGGTTAGATTAAATGACACAATTGATGTTATAATTAAAGATATGCGATTCAAAATCGAATATACCATATACCCGATTAAGCAGGGGCAAGCCTTATGTTTTGGTTTCATGCAATACAATTTCTTTGCCACAACAAAGATGGCGTCTTTGTTGTACCTAATGGCTACTCAAGAGGCGGAAGCGGAAGAGACCCGTTTCCTCCACAACAGCAAATTCAGGAGGTCATTGTTTTGAATATTAAAGGAGTCTACGATTATACATAACGCAGTTTGCCATCATTTAATGGGAATATTCTTCGAAGCTGAAGATGATCCCAACCGAGGATGCATCCGCAAGGAAAAAGGAGATCGAGGAGAAACTGAAACAGGTCGGAAATAAGTGCAATGGGTGTGAATCGTTAACTAGCTAGATAGCGGTCTAGATAGCATTTCAATATGCGTTATACATTGCTTTACTCatggaaatgaaatgaaatgccTTTGTTCTGATGACTTGCCTGTATTTGGTTTGTCGTTCACTACAAACTGTGGAATACAGGAGCAAGAGACGTTGTCATTCATCCGAGAAAATCTGGAGAAGAGTGATCAGCTGACTAAAGGAATGGTATGAAGAGATACACACAACTGTATCACTGTATTGAAACCgctacatacaaacacatacactcaccaAAACTGACCAACAGTAATCAATACAAGAAAACATTGCTTCATAATATGGTTTCTCGATATACTCTTTTTCCTTTGTCACAGGTCTCCATTCTGTCATCATTTGAAAGCCGTCTCATGCAGTTGGAGAATTCCATCATACCGGTCCACAAGCAGACGGAGAACCTGCAACGGCTGCAGGAGAATGTGGATAAGACGTTGTCCTGCATGGACCATGTCATCAGCTACTACCATGTTGCTAAAGACACCGACAGGATCATACGAGAGGGGTGAGAGTTTTTCTGATTATGACATACTGTAATATCTGTGTTATTAGGCTGTTTTCAATTGACGGTTTAATGGAGTAAACTGGATTCCAATACAATGTACATTTGTCCGATCCAGTCCAACGGGCAGACTGGCAGAATACCTGTCCTGTATTGCTAAGATCCAGAAGGCAGTGGAGTATTTCCAGGACAACAACCCAGACAGTCCAGAACTCAACACAGTGGTACAGTTTTATGGGTTTCAAATTGTATCACTTCAATTTCATTGTAAAGAGGAAAATGTCGGCTAGCCCCGTGTTGAACTGTATTTTTCACTCATTTATAATCTCCAGTCTTCTCTCATAAAGTCAAAACTTGGGGCAGAATAGCCTCGTGGTTAATGTGGTATCTGCTCATTAAGGAGTTGGTTCAGATGTCCTGTACTCTCTGGCTAGAGCTAGCGCCATTCTAATAGCATTATTTCTGTTGTGTATTTGCATTGAAATTCCTCAACCTCACAGAAGCCAAATTTCCCCATGACAACAGCCATCCGCCATCGTTCGTTCTCCCTTGTTTGTCGTACAGAAAGCCCGCTTTGAGAAGGGcaaggagctgctggaggccgAGTTCCGCAACCTGCTGACCCGCTACAGTAAGCCCGTGCCCCCGATCCTGATCCTGGATGCCCTAACCGTGGACGACGAGCTGGAGgtccaggaggaggtgatgCTGGAGCACCTACCTGAGGCAGTGCTGCAGGACATCATCTGCATCTCCGGCTGGCTGGTGGAGTACGGACGCAACCAGGGTACAGGGGATtgcgcgtgcatgcacacaacGAACACACAATCACGTgcgaaacacactcacaaaccctTGCACACGCTAGcaagcacacgctcacacatgtgcaaacacacaagctcacatgtacacacacacacacaacacacacacgcgcgcgcacacacacacacacacacacacacacacacacacacacacacacacacacacacacacacacacacacacacacacaccacacacacacacacacacacacacacacacacacacacacaccacacacacaccaaaaatgaGGGCAATTCTAGTTGAAACACATTCAATAATTTTGAGGTGTTTCATTATCACCCCGAGGAAGGCAGCAATTCCCTGTGTGAGTCTCCATTACAAAGTGTACCCCGGAGGCAGCTTTAACAAGACTCAGATGCATGCAGTTAATATTCCCAGAGAAACCCCAAGACATCAGTAGCAGGCCTGTTAGCACGCTCATTACAATCCTGTCTATACCATACAGTCAAGTGAGTGAATGTGTTGTCAGCATCCATTCACAGGTCCTGTCCAGCATCACTTCCGAACAATGTCctttgaaaaatgtatataatacTTGCATTGTTTTTCCCCAATCTCACTCTCTTCCCGTAGATTTTATGAACGTGTATTTCCAGATCCGCTCCAACCAGCTTGACCGCTCCATCAAAGGCTTGAAGGACCACTTTCGCAAGAACAGCGCCTCGTCGGGGGTGCTGTACTCGCCCGCTGTCCAGACCAAACGCAAGGACACCCCCACCAAGAAGGCTCCCAAGAGACCAGGtcagtcccccccacccccctttggGAAATAACTCCCAGGGTCCCCGTGATTTCTTCGCTCTCCCCACTGCTTTCACCACTCAGGGTCCCGGATCATTCAGGCCAAACTAAAATGATTACTTTCATTTTTTACGATCGCTCACCACGCCCCATTTCACGCGTTCATGCCACGCTCGGAACCAACTCCGAAAGAGGTCAAAACCGCTCTGATTCGTGGATCCCTCTTCATTGTTATTGTCGTGTCGCTCATGTGCCTGGCAGTTGATGAGAGTGCACGTACCACACAGCAGGAGGCGTACGTTACTTTGATCAAAAGCCGACActggtccctctctccctcccctaccACCATCCCCATCATTGACCTTATACACCCTCCTGACCCCTCACTaacctttcctcctctcctttccttctaaATCATTGTGTGGCGATGACAGTCTACATATCAGGTAAAGAGAAGGCGGCCTTGTTGTTTATctttgttaagtgtgtgtgtcttgtgcgGCCATTGCTCGCTAGCAGTCTGACGGATGCAGCGGTACACGTTAGTCAACAGCACCTGAAGAGATTGCTTTTTTTGCACTTTTAACACTGTTGTAGTAGTTGTTGCGGGCATAGTGGCATCATAGCACAGATGTAAATACATTTGGTATTATAGTGGCATTATATGGCATAGGTTAGTGGTATTTCCCTCCCACTTTGGCTGTTGTTTTTTGTCCAATTAAGTTGTAAGAACTGTGGGTGAATTAGCTTATTGATGCTCAGGGTTTTTGCTTTGCCCTGCTGTTCGTGGAGACGCCACTAATGACTTTTAAGACGCCGCTTCTTTAATATCATCTAACTGAATCCACATGGACTCACCGCATGAGTTCACTGCTTAATGCGCTTCCACACGTAATCGTCGCAGTTGCAGATTCGCTGGATGTTATTGAGGCATTTTCTGGCAAATGCAATTAAATCCTTACTCGTTGACGGCAGCCATCGCCTGCTCTAAtaacaattcattatttttgtCCACCATAACCCTCTACATTTTTATGATTAGGTTTCATTTATTTGCTACTCCACTAACGCCAATGCATTCTTTTACTTGCAATCTTTATTGTCGTCAAttgtcttctctcttctctgtgcaTCCCTAAACCATGTAACAAAATGTTTTGTAATAATTGTCATAACAATATGTAATTAGTATTTGTAATTATAATGgctggttttgtgtttttttttcccccctcccaAACCTAACCTGTTTATTGtgcctttttttaattttgtgttaggtattgtatgttttttgtacacagacacacacatggtagaTCTAGctgctcctgtctctctctatagcgGTGCTCTTGTCCTACTGTGGTGTATCAGGGCTGGGGGTCTTGTCCTGCCCGGTGGTGGGAtggtgtgtttgtccgtgtttCAATACTCACCCCTTagctctacccccccccccctccctttcttttttcttctctttcccctcctcctcctcctcct contains these protein-coding regions:
- the tvp23b gene encoding LOW QUALITY PROTEIN: Golgi apparatus membrane protein TVP23 homolog B (The sequence of the model RefSeq protein was modified relative to this genomic sequence to represent the inferred CDS: substituted 1 base at 1 genomic stop codon) codes for the protein MMRQDDNDEDVSLFDAEEDSGQKSKKSNLKHPVASFFHLFFRVTAICAYLLCGFWSSSFIACMVTIILLLSCDFWTVKNITGRLMVGLRWWNQVDDNGENHWVLSQERXGATGKQQTGNSESRIFWLGLVVCPVLWVVFFFSTLFSFEIKWLAVVIMGVVLQGANLYGYVRCKAGGKTSLKNMATNYLGRQFSQTGCV